A stretch of Arachis hypogaea cultivar Tifrunner chromosome 15, arahy.Tifrunner.gnm2.J5K5, whole genome shotgun sequence DNA encodes these proteins:
- the LOC112749141 gene encoding probable F-box protein At4g22030 — protein sequence MELREVIEVVKRKDVEDYERLGNKALKANKILAIVGPLLTAIAALGSVFVAGIRVQVGLRLDPNPTLPYSFVTPSGQVGMVFEMYRNCGGFFKQLEETVEATLEENEFDKRENGQVFELKVALQLGRSVSQHRELTSKSASCRAEGISIDEFASKMF from the exons ATGGAGCTGAGGGAGGTTATTGAAGTTGTGAAGAGAAAAGATGTTGAAGATTATGAGAGGCTTGGAAACAAGGCACTGAAAGCAAACAAGATTCTGGCCATTGTAGGCCCCTTGCTCACTGCCATTGCAGCTTTGGGATCTGTGTTTGTGGCGGGAATAAGGGTGCAG GTAGGGTTACGGTTGGATCCAAATCCTACCTTACCCTACTCATTTGTCACCCCTAGCGGGCAGGTAGGGATGGTGTTTGAGATGTACAGAAACTGTGGTGGGTTCTTCAAGCAGTTAGAAGAAACAGTTGAAGCCACGCTTGAAGAGAATGAGTTTGACAAGAGAGAGAATGGACAAGTGTTTGAATTGAAGGTGGCTTTGCAATTGGGAAGAAGTGTGTCTCAGCACAGAGAACTCACTTCTAAATCAGCTTCTTGTCGAGCCGAAGGGATTTCCATTGATGAATTTGCAAGCAAGATGTTCTAA
- the LOC112751074 gene encoding uncharacterized protein isoform X2, which translates to MRPSPSINSFNMILGAFAKRNDFPTAILLFQKLQARGIAPDLFTLNILINCCSSMGRMKLAFSGLAKILTMGYQPDTVTLTTILRGLCLCGNVEKALHFHDRVLALGFQFNKVTYGTLIKVLCNTGYRSAAIQVLRKTLPLLGIIPNVIMYSAIIDSLCTENLVADAFYLFSEMLAEGITPDVQSYNIMINGFCKSKMLDEALILFEEMLRKYLVPNTVTYTTLIDSLCKSKRISCALELLVKMHDRGQPANVVTYNSLLNGMFKNQQLDKALKLFSQMKESGIDLNIGTYSILIDGLCKGGRLSDARAIFQDLSAKGCPPNVRTYNIMINGLCKEGLFKEALTLLLEMEHNGCLPNAVTFLTLIHAYFEKDENDMAGKLLQEMIARGLLN; encoded by the coding sequence ATGCGTCCTTCTCCATCCATCAACTCCTTTAACATGATTTTGGGGGCTTTTGCCAAGAGAAACGATTTCCCCACCGCCATTCTCCTTTTTCAGAAATTGCAAGCCAGGGGAATCGCTCCCGACTTGTTTACTTTGAACATCTTAATCAATTGTTGTTCCAGCATGGGTCGTATGAAGCTTGCTTTCTCTGGGTTGGCCAAGATTCTCACGATGGGTTATCAACCTGATACGGTAACATTGACAACAATCCTGAGAGGTCTCTGTCTCTGTGGTAATGTTGAGAAAGCACTACACTTTCATGATAGAGTCCTGGCTTTAGGATTTCAGtttaataaagttacttatgGGACCTTGATTAAGGTACTCTGTAACACCGGATACAGATCAGCTGCTATTCAAGTGTTGAGAAAGACCCTACCATTGCTTGGGATTATTCCTAATGTCATCATGTACAGCGCAATTATTGATAGCCTGTGCACGGAAAACCTTGTAGCTGATGCTTTTTATTTATTCTCTGAAATGCTTGCTGAGGGAATTACTCCCGATGTTCAAAGTTACAATATCATGATTAATGGCTTCTGCAAAAGTAAAATGCTAGATGAAGCCTtgattctctttgaagaaatgcTTCGTAAGTATTTGGTTCCAAACACGGTAACTTACACCACTCTTATTGATAGCTTGTGCAAATCAAAGAGAATCTCTTGTGCTTTGGAGCTTTTAGTCAAGATGCATGATAGAGGTCAACCCGCTAATGTAGTCACTTACAATTCCTTGTTGAATGGGATGTTCAAAAACCAACAACTTGACAAGGCACTTAAATTATTCTCTCAAATGAAAGAGAGTGGCATTGATCTAAATATAGGCACTTACAGTATACTTATTGATGGCCTATGTAAAGGTGGAAGACTTTCAGATGCAAGAGCGATTTTCCAAGATCTTTCTGCTAAAGGCTGTCCTCCAAATGTGAGGACATACAATATTATGATCAATGGACTCTGCAAAGAGGGCCTGTTTAAAGAAGCATTGACCCTGCTGTTGGAAATGGAACACAATGGTTGCTTACCAAATGCTGTGACTTTTCTAACTCTTATTCATGCTtactttgaaaaagatgagaatgaCATGGCGGGAAAACTTCTTCAAGAAATGATTGCTAGAGGCTTATTGAATTGA
- the LOC112751074 gene encoding uncharacterized protein isoform X1, whose amino-acid sequence MLSLFSFSLSRIMLRYSPYSVPHSAFRLCLPSTSSLHSHSHSQSHSHDKDVDFFTRLLSISMRPSPSINSFNMILGAFAKRNDFPTAILLFQKLQARGIAPDLFTLNILINCCSSMGRMKLAFSGLAKILTMGYQPDTVTLTTILRGLCLCGNVEKALHFHDRVLALGFQFNKVTYGTLIKVLCNTGYRSAAIQVLRKTLPLLGIIPNVIMYSAIIDSLCTENLVADAFYLFSEMLAEGITPDVQSYNIMINGFCKSKMLDEALILFEEMLRKYLVPNTVTYTTLIDSLCKSKRISCALELLVKMHDRGQPANVVTYNSLLNGMFKNQQLDKALKLFSQMKESGIDLNIGTYSILIDGLCKGGRLSDARAIFQDLSAKGCPPNVRTYNIMINGLCKEGLFKEALTLLLEMEHNGCLPNAVTFLTLIHAYFEKDENDMAGKLLQEMIARGLLN is encoded by the coding sequence ATGTTGTCATTGTTCTCATTCTCACTCTCACGAATCATGTTAAGGTACTCTCCTTATTCTGTTCCCCACTCCGCTTTCCGTCTTTGCTTGCCTTCAACTTCATCCctacactctcactctcactctcagtcCCACTCACATGATAAAGATGTTGATTTCTTCACTCGCTTGCTCTCTATCTCTATGCGTCCTTCTCCATCCATCAACTCCTTTAACATGATTTTGGGGGCTTTTGCCAAGAGAAACGATTTCCCCACCGCCATTCTCCTTTTTCAGAAATTGCAAGCCAGGGGAATCGCTCCCGACTTGTTTACTTTGAACATCTTAATCAATTGTTGTTCCAGCATGGGTCGTATGAAGCTTGCTTTCTCTGGGTTGGCCAAGATTCTCACGATGGGTTATCAACCTGATACGGTAACATTGACAACAATCCTGAGAGGTCTCTGTCTCTGTGGTAATGTTGAGAAAGCACTACACTTTCATGATAGAGTCCTGGCTTTAGGATTTCAGtttaataaagttacttatgGGACCTTGATTAAGGTACTCTGTAACACCGGATACAGATCAGCTGCTATTCAAGTGTTGAGAAAGACCCTACCATTGCTTGGGATTATTCCTAATGTCATCATGTACAGCGCAATTATTGATAGCCTGTGCACGGAAAACCTTGTAGCTGATGCTTTTTATTTATTCTCTGAAATGCTTGCTGAGGGAATTACTCCCGATGTTCAAAGTTACAATATCATGATTAATGGCTTCTGCAAAAGTAAAATGCTAGATGAAGCCTtgattctctttgaagaaatgcTTCGTAAGTATTTGGTTCCAAACACGGTAACTTACACCACTCTTATTGATAGCTTGTGCAAATCAAAGAGAATCTCTTGTGCTTTGGAGCTTTTAGTCAAGATGCATGATAGAGGTCAACCCGCTAATGTAGTCACTTACAATTCCTTGTTGAATGGGATGTTCAAAAACCAACAACTTGACAAGGCACTTAAATTATTCTCTCAAATGAAAGAGAGTGGCATTGATCTAAATATAGGCACTTACAGTATACTTATTGATGGCCTATGTAAAGGTGGAAGACTTTCAGATGCAAGAGCGATTTTCCAAGATCTTTCTGCTAAAGGCTGTCCTCCAAATGTGAGGACATACAATATTATGATCAATGGACTCTGCAAAGAGGGCCTGTTTAAAGAAGCATTGACCCTGCTGTTGGAAATGGAACACAATGGTTGCTTACCAAATGCTGTGACTTTTCTAACTCTTATTCATGCTtactttgaaaaagatgagaatgaCATGGCGGGAAAACTTCTTCAAGAAATGATTGCTAGAGGCTTATTGAATTGA